GGAAATCCAGGCCACCCAGTTCAACGCCGGCCCCTCGGTGATCGAATCCTTGTTCGCCGGGCAGATCGATCTCTCCTACATCGGACCCAACCCGGCGATCAACGGCTTCATCAAATCGGAGGGCGAAGCCCTGCGGATCGTATGCGGCGCGACCAGCGGAGGCGCCGCCTTCGTCGTCCGGCCAGACGCAGACATCAACACCGCCGCCGATTTGGCGGGCAAGAAGATCGCCAGCCCTCAGCTCGGCAACACCCAGGACGTGGCTCTGCGCAAATACATCCTCGACAACGGTTTGAAAACTCTCGAGCAGGGCGGGACGGTGGAGGTCGTCCCCACCCAGAATCCTCTGATCCTGGACATGTTCCGCCTCGGCGTAATCGACGGCGCCTGGGTCCCCGAACCGTGGGCCAGCCGCCTGATCGTGGAGGGCGGCGGGGTGCTGTTCCTGGACGAACGCGGCCTCTGGACGGAAACGGACGGCGAGTTCGTAACCGCCCACGTCATCGTCAACGCCGAATTCCTGGCGGCGCATCCGGATCTGGTGAAGGCCTGGATCCAGGCCCATGTGGAAGTCACCCGGTGGGCGCTGGAGAATCCCGCAGAAGCCCAGGACCTGCTGAACGCGGAGATCGAAAAGCTGACCGGGAAAAAATTGCCCGCGGAAGTGCTTTCCATGGCGTGGGGGCGGATGACGGTGACTTGGGATCCGATTTCGGCTTCGCTGTTCGCTTCGGCCCAATCCGCCCACGAGGCAGGTTTTCTGAAAGAGGAGCCCAAATTGGACGGCATCTACGACCTCACGCTGTTGAACGAAGTTCTGGAGGAGATGGATCTGCCGGCGGTGGAATGACCGCGGATCCGACGGTGAAGGGATGGCAATGAAGAAATTCCCGGTTCGGAGCCGGGAATTTTTTCATCAAATCCGACCTGACAGGTGGATCACACCTGACAGGTCCACCTACCTGTCAGGTGTTTCGGACCTGATCGGTGTGCTCGACGGAGTGCAGTAAAAAATCCCCTCAGCGGCTTTTTCACTCACCAATACGCATGCACCTGCGGCTTGATCTTTTCGTCGTACAAGGACCGGATTTTGCCCATCACCTCGGGCGCGAGTGCCGGCAGGCCGGCCGCGGCGGCGTTTTCCTCCACTTGCGCGGGCCGCTTTGCGCCGGGGATCGCGCAGGTCACTTCCGGAAACATCAAAATCCAGCGCAGCGCCATCTGGGCCATCGACATTCCGGGCGGAAGCAGTGCGCGCAATTTTTTGACCGCCTCGAGCCCGGTCGCATAATCCACCCCCGAGAAGGTCTCCCCGCGGTCGAAGGCTTCTCCCTTGCGATTGAACGCCCGGTGGTCGTCGGGCGAAAACGTGCTGGCCGCGGTGAATTTTCCGGTGAGCATCCCCGAGGAGAGCGGAACGCGGGCGAGGATCCCCACCCTGCGTTTGCGCGCCTGCTCGAAGAACAGATCGGCCGGCCGCTGGCGGAAGATGTTGAAGATGATCTGGACCGTCCCGACGTTCGGGAATTCGACCGCCTTGAGGGCTTCCTCGACTTTTTCCACGCTCACCCCATAGTGGCGGATCTTCCCCTGGCGCACGAGGTCGTCCAGGCTTCCAAACACCTCGGGCCGGTAATACACTTCGGTCGGCGGGCAATGCAGTTGAAGCAGGTCGAGCGCGTCCGCCGCGAGGTTCTTCAGGCTGCGGTCGACGAAGGCGGTGAGGTTTTCCCGGTTGTATCCGGCCGACACGTGTGGATCCAGCCGGCGGCCGGCCTTGGTGGCCACATAGAACGGATCGCGTCGCTCGCGGCGCAGGCGGGCCAGCAGACGCTCGCTGCGCCCGTCGCCGTAGACGTCGGCGGTGTCGAAAAAGTTGACCCCCAGATCCAGCGCGCGGTGCAGCGCGGCCAGTGAATCCGAATCCTGCACCTCGCCCCACGTGCCGCCGATCGCCCAGGCGCCGAAGCTGACGGTGGAAACCTTCCAGCCGGTTCGTCCCAGTTCGCGGTATTGCATTGTTCACTCCTTTTCTGACTGCCGTCATCCCTGAGTGCTCTGATCGGGGATCCAGGGCTTGCGCCCGAGCGTTCACTCCGCCGGTTCCTGGATGCCCGCTAAGAATACCCCCGCTCCGCGAGGGCGGGCGCGGGCATGACGATCCTCCGTCACCCCGGTGTGTTCTTGGCCGGGGTCCACGCATTGGAAACCGTTCCTTTCTGGATGCCGGCTGAGAGCACGCCGGCATGACGATCCTCCGTCACCTTCCACACATCCCACCCGTCGGCGCGGTAGACCAGCCCGCAGCCGGGGATCCCAGCCGGGGTTTTCTCCAATTCACCCGGCCCGAGCAGGACGTAATGCGCGCCGCTTTCGCGCAGAGCGGCGATTCGCTCCCCGTCCGGCAGCGTTCCATCGAGGACGATGTCGACGAGGGCTTGTTTTTGCTCGCGATGGAGGGTCTCCGGACCGTGGCCGATGAACGCTATGAGGTCGGTGTAAGCCGGCACGACGTTGCCCGCCGCATAAGAACTGAGTACGACCGCGCCCGGCTCGGCGTTCGCATCCAGCCACTCCAGCGCGTGCACCTCCGCCGCGGGCAGGAAAACCGGCGCGGCGGGTGCCGCCGCCCGCAGGAACGATTGCCCCCAGAAAAACACGGCGGCCGGAAGCAAAAGCGCCGTGCCCAGAATAAACGCCGCCCGCCGCGCGCCGCCGGCCAGCTTCCGCTCCGCGAAGTGCACCGCCAAAACCACCAACGCGGTCCAAAATCCCTCCGCCAGGCGGCGCTGCACGGGGAGGGGAAGATACACCAGGATCGGAAAAACGATCAGCCAACCGAGCGGCAGCATCCACCGGCCGTACGTCTTGCGCGCCAGCCAGGCGCCCGCCAGGGCCGGCCCGAGCAGGATGCCGTAGGATAGGAGATACTGCCAGACCGGCGGCGAGGGCAGGGTGTTTTGCGCCGCCCACTGGCGCAGAACCGGATCCAGCGCGAACGCCAGCGCCGAATACACAAGCAACGGAACGGTGACCGCGGCGGCGGTCAGCGCCCGGACGGCCGCATCCCGCAAGGGCGCGCTCTCAGCCGTCGGCTCGATCCGTTCTCGAAGGAAAAGGAGAACGAGGTACGCGCCCGCCACCGCCCAGGCAACGACCACCGCCAGCGGTTGGAACAGCCAGGCCAGGACCAGCGCCAGTCCGATCTTCACGCCGTCCCGTTTCGCCGCCGATCCGCTTCCGCCGGAGACGAGCCACGCCAGCGCCAGCAGCAGGCAGGCGCGGGCCGCGGCCAGGTGCGGCAATCCGAACAAGGAGAGAAACCCGAACGCTTCGGGCGAGGAGAATTCCAGCGGATAGGCGCCCGTGCCCAGCAGGATCCATCCGAACCCGCCGCCGAAACCTACCGCCAGAGTCCCCCAGCGGCGGAGGGGGACGCTGGCGGTGAAGCAGGCCAGGAAACGGTAAACCGCCAGGAGCATCGCGACCGCGGCCGCGAACCGCGCTAAGTGGAACAGCGCCGTCAGCTGCTCGTGCATCGCCGCGCCCCCGGCCAGCTTTCCCAGCAGGAGAAACGGCAGATAGATCAGCGCGCCGCTCTGCGGCTCGGACGTGTAGGGGATGCGGAACAGCCACGCGCCCTCCGCCCCCTGGCGCATATCGGCGATGTAGGAATTGCCGTCCTCCACGCCGAACAGAAAGCCACTGAACCGCCACTCCTCCCCCTGGGCCGAGTAGGCCGCCCAATACGGCAGAGCCAAGCCCAGCGAGAGGATCACCGCGAAGGCGGCGGCCCAGCGTCCTTCCGCGCGCGTCACCCCGCCCATCGCCGCACTCCCGCATAGCCCAGCAGAGCCAGCAACGTGACCGCCAATCCGATCTGCGAAAGGTACGGATCGTAGGTCAGCTCGACCGTATGCTCCCCCGGGCCGACCGCCACCGCGCGCCACCAGCCGCCGACCGTCAACAGCTCAGCGGCTTCGCCGTCCACCCGCGCGCGCCAATCCGGATAGGCCGCTTCCGCAAGCACGACGATGCCTGGGCCGGCGACTCTCAAGCGCAGGCGGTTGGGGCTTGCGAATTCAATCCACGCCCTGCGGCCGGGGATGGGCGTATCCCACACCGCGGCCGATTCCGCCACCCAGGCGCGCGGCATTGCGAATGGATTCCCGCACAGGTACGCTTCGCCGCTTCGGACGCATCCGCCGGGCGCCCCGGAAACGGGAAAGGCCGAGACGACGGTGCCGACGTTAAGCAATCCGAGCAGCCGCCAATCCGGGACGGCTTCGCGATTGTCGGTCTGCGGATCGCCCCCGGCGAACGCGGGCAGAGTCACCGAATACCCCGCGAGCGGAACGCCCGCCGCCGCGGAAACCGTCCCCGCCGTCGAGGCGAGGATCAGCGGGTCGATGCCGTCGAGCGTCCGCAATCCGCAGCGGACGGCCGCCAGCGAGGGGATTTCGTAGGAAGGCGAATAGACGCGGTACTCCTGCGCTTCCGCCGCGAGAGGGGCGGCGGACTGCAGGGCTTCCCCGGGAACCGACTCGGCCGACTTCCGGTCGATCATCCGCCCGTCGGCCAGCGCCAGGTCGACCACCGTCAGGAAAAGCAACGCGCCGCTCGCGGAAATACTCCAGCCTTCTTTCCGGCATCCGAGGAAGAGGACCGCGCCCACCCCGCCCCAAACCAATCCATCCTGCCACAGCGCCGGAGGCAATCCGGAAAAGCCCGCGGCGGCGGCGAAGATCAAACCGCCCGCGGCCAGCGTAAAACCGGTCAACTTCATCACGCGATGGCCGCCGGTTATGTTTTCCAGCGCGGTCAGACCGCGGGCGGCGAGCATCGCCAGCGCCAATCCGGCCAGGAACATCCAGCGCGGCGGAACGCGCAGGAGGTTCAATCCCGGCACGGCGTCGCTGACAACTCCCAGCCCGGGTACCCGGGACCCAAGAGAAAGCAGAACGCACAATAAAAAGAGAAGGAACCAAAACAGACGCTCGCGCCCCCTGCCCGGCGCCGGTCCGGAAGCCGGCGCCCCGGTGGGAGATCCAACCGGCGGGGAAACCAGGATCATGGAGGCGGTGGCGAGCAGCAACACGGCCGCGCCGGAATACACCACCCATTCGGGATACGGCTCGATCCCGCCGAGGGTCAATCCGCTGAGCGAGTGGAACGGGAGGGAATAGGCCGTTCTCTCCTGTCCCGGAAGGCCGGCCCGGGTGGTGAGCGACGTGAAGCGGATCAGGGGAAGGGCGAGCACCGCCGAGACCGCGGCCGCGAAAAGCGCGAAGACAGCCAGGTTTTTCACCCAGGAGAGCCATTCCCGGCGGAGCGCCTGCGGCGCGCGACCCGCGGGCGCCGCACACAAGGCATAGCCGGCCGCGGCCAGAACGGCGGGCAGGAACCAACGCGGGTCGGTGAGGAAAATGATTCCCGCCATCACCCCGGCCAGCGCCCAGCGGCGGAGGCTGCGCCCACGCGCCCCGCCGCGCGCCGCGGACATCAACCAGGGAGTCCAAGCCACCGCCAGGACAAGCGTCAGGTGCCCGGAGGCGGTGTGCGCCACCAGCTTCGGCAACCCGCCGAACGCGATTCCGGCCAGCAGCGGAGCGGTTTGTCCGGCCCAACCCGCCCGTTCGCCGATTTCCTCCCGCGCCAGCAGAAACGCTCCGACGCCGGCGAAGGCCAGATGCAGGTAAAACAAGATGTGGAAAGCCAGCGGCGCAGGGAGCAGGAGTGCGAGCCAGAGCGGCGGATAATACAATCCCGAAAGGGGATTCGCCGCAAAGGGGGTTCCGCCGAGGGTGTGCGGATTCCAAAACGGGATCTCCCCGTACTCGAGCAGGGAACGGCGCAGGAACTCGGCGCTCGGCTGGTGCGCGATGAGGAGATCGGAATACCCGGCGTTGGGCGCAAAATGAACCTGCGTGGGATCGCCCAGGAGGGGGGCCAGCCAGAGGACGGGCATCAGGACCAGCAGCCACAGCGGGGAGGCGCGCTTCATTAAAGGAAGAGTATACCGCGGGTGGTCCGGATCGGGCCGTTCCGCTTCCGCCCGCCAATTCTGATATAATCGCATATTGCCCGGGCGGTTAGCTCAGTTGGTTAGAGCACACGGTTGACATCCGTGAGGTCGTAGGTTCGAGCCCTATACCGCCCACCATCGGTTCTCCCCCCGGTTGCGGAAAACGACAGCCCGGGGGTTTTTCTTTTTTTCCTGATCCCGTCTTCGCGAAATCCGGCCGGAGGCCCCCTCCGACAAAACCCCCACGGGCTCCTTTGGGTATATTCCCGTTCGCGCACCGGATCACCAAAGCGCTGGTCAGGCGTCATGCTTACGGCATTTCGAACAGGTTCCGAACAGGATCAGATGGTTGGTCGCCACACGGAACGAACACGCCTTCTCGATCCGATCGAACAATTCCCCCACCATGGCATGGTCCAGCGTGAGTATGCGCCCGCATTTCCGACAAACCAGATGATGGTGGATCCTGTCGCTCACCGCTTCATAGACCGACGCTCCGGTGCCCATGTCGGAAACGGAAATTTTGCCCGAGTCCGCAAGGCGTTCCAAAGCCCGATAGACTGTGGAGGGGTTCATCGCCGGGAACCGCGGATGCATCCGCTGATACACCTCCTGCGCGGTGAGGTGATGGTGATCCTGATTGAGCAGATCGAGAATCGCCAGTTCGATGGAGGACGCCTTCATAACGGCCCTTTCTTTCCTAGCTCTAATATACGCATTTTATTGCATTTGCAATTATTTGCATTATAATGCGGTTCGTTTGGAAACCAGCAATCCGTCGCCCTTCTAGCAAATATGCCCGTCTGCAGTAATTTTACTCATCCATTATCACACAAGGGGATGGAAAACCTGCCCGGAAATTCCGGGAAGGTATTGGGCTGGATGCACCCGAACCCGGAGCGGCTTTCCATATGCCGGTCCGGCCAAGGCAGAATAAATCCACAACCAGAGCCGCACACAGGAGAATTGGCGATGGTGATAGATATTCCTTCGGTTCAGGCTTTCCACGGCCACATGTGTCCGGGCCTGGCGACCGGCATCCGGGTGTCGGAGCAAGCCTTGCGGGAGATGGGTCCGCGTCCCGGCGACGAGGAAGTTGTGGCGGTCGTGGAGACCGACAACTGCGCGGTGGACGCGATCCAATTCCTCACCAGATGCACCTTCGGCAAGGGCAACCTGATCCATCTGGATTACGGCAAGAACGCCTTTCGCTTTTTCCGCCGGTCGGATGGAAAAGCCATCCGCATCCGGGTCCGTTCGGAGGATAAATGCCCGCACCAGGCGGAAGAGGACCGTCTGCGGGAACATGCGCGCACCGGGAAGGCGGGCGGAGCGGAACGCATGGAAGCGGCTGCGCTCCGCGCCCGGCGGATCGAATGGATCCTCTCCGCCCCGCTGGCCGACCTGGTCGAAGTGCAACCCATCGAAGCTTCCCGCCCGCCGCGCGCGCGGATTTTCAATTCGATCGCCTGCGCGCAGTGCGGCGAGCGGACGATGGAAACCCGCCTGCGCATGCTGGAAGGGAAAGCCCTGTGTCCGGAATGCTTCGAACAGGCCGTCCTTCGCGGGAAGTAGATCCGAGGCGTACATGCTACTTGCCACGTTCGTCGCAATCCAGAGCCTGTACAAGACCTGCGGGGATGCCCCCCGCCAGGGAAGGCTCTCGGACGGGATGCAAGTGGTGGAAGTTTTTGCAGAATACGCCGCCGGGCTTGAGGGGATCGAGCAAGCCGCCCGTCTGATCGTGCTGTATTGGGGAGATAGGGCCAAGCGCAACTTCCCGCGAGCGAGTCCCCCGTTCCATCCACATCCGGTCGGAGTATTCGCCAGCCGGTCGCCCAACCGTCCAAATCCCATCGCCTTATGCATTGCGGACTTGGTCAAACGGGATGGAAACCAACTTACCGTTCGCGGCGTAGATGCCCTGGACGGACGCCCTCTTTTGGACTTGAAACCCAATTCCCCGTCCCTAGATTTCTTTCCTGAACCCAGAACGCCAAGGACGCACCCCGATGATAGAACGGCACCGGCGGAGGGCTTCGGCGATGGCTGATAATTCCGTGGTCTCCGCCCGGCCGACTTCCGCCTCCGAAGCGTTCCTCCGGTCTTCGGCCCGTAAACGGCTGATCATCCTCGGGCTGGCGCTGTTCACCTTGCTGTTGGCGGTGTTTGCCATCCACGCCGGAGCCGCCCAGACCACGCCGCTGCAGGTCCTGCGGGCGCTGCTTCACTTGGATACGGGCATATCGAACGTCGTGATCTGGAACATCCGCCTGCCGCGCATTCTGGCCGCGATTGCCGCCGGGGCCGGGCTGGCGGTCGCCGGTTGCGTTATGCAAACCTGTCTGCGCAACCCGCTGGCCTCTCCGTCCACCTTGGGCATCTCCAACGCCGCTGCCTTCGGCGCCAACCTGGCGATCGTCTTCTTCGGCGCCGGCACCATCCACAGCACGACGCAGGACGCCGTGTCCATCGGCAACCCGTACCTGGTCACCGTGACCGCCTTCCTTTTCTCCATGATCGCCATGACTCTGATTCTGCTCCTGGCGCGCCTGCGGGGATTTTCCCCCGAATCGGTCGTGCTGGCTGGCGTCGCCTTCGGCTCGCTGTTCACCGCCGGCTCCACGCTGGTCCAGTACTTCGCACAGGACGTGCAGGTTGCGGCGATGGTGTTTTGGACCTTCGGCGACCTGGGGCGCATGGCCTGGCGGGAGATCGCGATCCTGGCGATCCTGACCGGCGTTTCCTCCGTGTACTTTCTGCTTCGCCGGTGGGATTACAACGCCCTCGACAGCGGCGACGACACCGCCGCCGGCCTCGGCGTGCGCGTGGATCGGATCCGCTTCCTCAGCATGCTGGCGGCCTCGTTGGTCACGGCCGTCGCGGTTTCCTTCATGGGCATCATCGGCTTCATCGGGTTAATCGCCCCGCAC
This portion of the Anaerolineales bacterium genome encodes:
- a CDS encoding ABC transporter substrate-binding protein yields the protein MNRRIASACLLVAAGFQLASCQSATGEPTAIRVGFFPNITHSQALIGMARGDFQKALGDGVEIQATQFNAGPSVIESLFAGQIDLSYIGPNPAINGFIKSEGEALRIVCGATSGGAAFVVRPDADINTAADLAGKKIASPQLGNTQDVALRKYILDNGLKTLEQGGTVEVVPTQNPLILDMFRLGVIDGAWVPEPWASRLIVEGGGVLFLDERGLWTETDGEFVTAHVIVNAEFLAAHPDLVKAWIQAHVEVTRWALENPAEAQDLLNAEIEKLTGKKLPAEVLSMAWGRMTVTWDPISASLFASAQSAHEAGFLKEEPKLDGIYDLTLLNEVLEEMDLPAVE
- a CDS encoding aldo/keto reductase; this encodes MQYRELGRTGWKVSTVSFGAWAIGGTWGEVQDSDSLAALHRALDLGVNFFDTADVYGDGRSERLLARLRRERRDPFYVATKAGRRLDPHVSAGYNRENLTAFVDRSLKNLAADALDLLQLHCPPTEVYYRPEVFGSLDDLVRQGKIRHYGVSVEKVEEALKAVEFPNVGTVQIIFNIFRQRPADLFFEQARKRRVGILARVPLSSGMLTGKFTAASTFSPDDHRAFNRKGEAFDRGETFSGVDYATGLEAVKKLRALLPPGMSMAQMALRWILMFPEVTCAIPGAKRPAQVEENAAAAGLPALAPEVMGKIRSLYDEKIKPQVHAYW
- a CDS encoding transcriptional repressor translates to MKASSIELAILDLLNQDHHHLTAQEVYQRMHPRFPAMNPSTVYRALERLADSGKISVSDMGTGASVYEAVSDRIHHHLVCRKCGRILTLDHAMVGELFDRIEKACSFRVATNHLILFGTCSKCRKHDA
- a CDS encoding TraR/DksA C4-type zinc finger protein; this encodes MVIDIPSVQAFHGHMCPGLATGIRVSEQALREMGPRPGDEEVVAVVETDNCAVDAIQFLTRCTFGKGNLIHLDYGKNAFRFFRRSDGKAIRIRVRSEDKCPHQAEEDRLREHARTGKAGGAERMEAAALRARRIEWILSAPLADLVEVQPIEASRPPRARIFNSIACAQCGERTMETRLRMLEGKALCPECFEQAVLRGK
- the tsaA gene encoding tRNA (N6-threonylcarbamoyladenosine(37)-N6)-methyltransferase TrmO: MLLATFVAIQSLYKTCGDAPRQGRLSDGMQVVEVFAEYAAGLEGIEQAARLIVLYWGDRAKRNFPRASPPFHPHPVGVFASRSPNRPNPIALCIADLVKRDGNQLTVRGVDALDGRPLLDLKPNSPSLDFFPEPRTPRTHPDDRTAPAEGFGDG
- a CDS encoding iron ABC transporter permease; translated protein: MADNSVVSARPTSASEAFLRSSARKRLIILGLALFTLLLAVFAIHAGAAQTTPLQVLRALLHLDTGISNVVIWNIRLPRILAAIAAGAGLAVAGCVMQTCLRNPLASPSTLGISNAAAFGANLAIVFFGAGTIHSTTQDAVSIGNPYLVTVTAFLFSMIAMTLILLLARLRGFSPESVVLAGVAFGSLFTAGSTLVQYFAQDVQVAAMVFWTFGDLGRMAWREIAILAILTGVSSVYFLLRRWDYNALDSGDDTAAGLGVRVDRIRFLSMLAASLVTAVAVSFMGIIGFIGLIAPHMMRRVVGVDHRFLIPASAVAGAALLLLSDTLARTVVSPVVLPVGVLTSFFGAPLFLFLLAKGYAKQ